A DNA window from Camelina sativa cultivar DH55 chromosome 17, Cs, whole genome shotgun sequence contains the following coding sequences:
- the LOC104758077 gene encoding transcription factor E2FC isoform X1 — translation MAATSNSGEDPTLSYHHHHHRSPFRFELLQSISSSDPRYSSLTPSSTNRPFSVSESLPQQSPLIPSHWDDSYSHITQKFQKSRKNHRIQLGSIANMSGESIDDKSKVIVKQESPQYVKRVYNKSKGTTTQSKAGKRMANGGEAQNGVLSVPSNNCRYDSSLGLLTKKFVKLIQEAEDGTLDLNHCADVLEVQKRRIYDITNVLEGIGLIEKTTKNHIRWKGADNLGQKDLGDQISRLKSEVESMQSEESRLDELIRERQEALRSLEEDEYCKRYMFMTEEDITSLPRFQNQTLLAIKAPTASYIEVPDPDEMRFPQRQYRMVIRSRMGPIDVYLLSKYKGDSGETSDKLGQESDQKAPFGVDTPSLKIVTSDTDLKADYWFESDAEVSLTDLWSNFSS, via the exons ATGGCCGCGACATCAAACTCAGGCGAAGATCCGACTCTCTCttaccatcaccaccaccaccgatcTCCTTTTCGCTTCGAATTACTTCAATCCATCTCTTCATCTGATCCTCGTTACTCTTCTCTCACTCCTTCTTCCACGAATCGGCCTTTCTCTGTCTCCGAATCGCTTCCGCAACAGTCTCCGCTAATTCCATCTCACTGGGACGATTCTTACTCTCATATCACTCAGAAATTT CAGAAGAGTAGAAAGAATCATCGTATTCAGCTTGGATCTATTGCAAACATGTCTGGAGAAAGCATTGATGATAAATCTAAAGTAATAGTGAAACAAGAGTCTCCTCAATACGTTAAACGTGTATACAACAAGTCAAAGGGTACTACTACACAGTCAAAGGCGGGGAAACGGATGGCCAACGGCGGCG AAGCACAAAATGGTGTTCTAAGTGTACCTAGTAATAACTGCCGTTATGACAGTTCTCTAG GGTTGTTGACAAAGAAATTCGTCAAGTTGATTCAGGAAGCTGAGGATGGAACACTTGACCTTAACCATTGTGCAGATGTTTTGGAG GTACAAAAAAGAAGGATATATGATATTACAAATGTTCTTGAAGGAATTGGATTGATAGAGAAAACTACAAAGAACCATATCCGCTGGAA GGGTGCTGATAATCTTGGACAGAAGGACCTCGGAGATCAAATTTCCAGGCTTAAG TCAGAGGTAGAAAGTATGCAATCTGAGGAAAGCAGGTTGGATGAGCTTATAAG GGAAAGACAAGAAGCTTTGAGATCATTGGAGGAAGATGAATATTGTAAAAG GTACATGTTTATGACGGAGGAGGATATAACGAGTCTCCCACGGTTTCAG AACCAGACATTACTAGCAATTAAAGCTCCTACAGCTAGTTACATCGAAGTTCCAGATCCTGATGAG ATGAGATTTCCGCAACGACAATACCGGATGGTGATTAGGAGTAGGATGGGGCCGATTGATGTCTATCTTTTAAG CAAATATAAAGGAGATAGTGGGGAAACAAGTGACAAGTTGGGTCAGGAGTCTGATCAAAAAGCTCCATTTGGAGTGGACACTCCTTCCTTGAAAATAGTAACTTCAGATACTGAT TTAAAAGCAGATTACTGGTTCGAGTCAGATGCAGAGGTGAGCCTCACAGATTTATGGAGCAACTTCAGCAGCTGA
- the LOC104758077 gene encoding transcription factor E2FC isoform X2: MAATSNSGEDPTLSYHHHHHRSPFRFELLQSISSSDPRYSSLTPSSTNRPFSVSESLPQQSPLIPSHWDDSYSHITQKFKSRKNHRIQLGSIANMSGESIDDKSKVIVKQESPQYVKRVYNKSKGTTTQSKAGKRMANGGEAQNGVLSVPSNNCRYDSSLGLLTKKFVKLIQEAEDGTLDLNHCADVLEVQKRRIYDITNVLEGIGLIEKTTKNHIRWKGADNLGQKDLGDQISRLKSEVESMQSEESRLDELIRERQEALRSLEEDEYCKRYMFMTEEDITSLPRFQNQTLLAIKAPTASYIEVPDPDEMRFPQRQYRMVIRSRMGPIDVYLLSKYKGDSGETSDKLGQESDQKAPFGVDTPSLKIVTSDTDLKADYWFESDAEVSLTDLWSNFSS, translated from the exons ATGGCCGCGACATCAAACTCAGGCGAAGATCCGACTCTCTCttaccatcaccaccaccaccgatcTCCTTTTCGCTTCGAATTACTTCAATCCATCTCTTCATCTGATCCTCGTTACTCTTCTCTCACTCCTTCTTCCACGAATCGGCCTTTCTCTGTCTCCGAATCGCTTCCGCAACAGTCTCCGCTAATTCCATCTCACTGGGACGATTCTTACTCTCATATCACTCAGAAATTT AAGAGTAGAAAGAATCATCGTATTCAGCTTGGATCTATTGCAAACATGTCTGGAGAAAGCATTGATGATAAATCTAAAGTAATAGTGAAACAAGAGTCTCCTCAATACGTTAAACGTGTATACAACAAGTCAAAGGGTACTACTACACAGTCAAAGGCGGGGAAACGGATGGCCAACGGCGGCG AAGCACAAAATGGTGTTCTAAGTGTACCTAGTAATAACTGCCGTTATGACAGTTCTCTAG GGTTGTTGACAAAGAAATTCGTCAAGTTGATTCAGGAAGCTGAGGATGGAACACTTGACCTTAACCATTGTGCAGATGTTTTGGAG GTACAAAAAAGAAGGATATATGATATTACAAATGTTCTTGAAGGAATTGGATTGATAGAGAAAACTACAAAGAACCATATCCGCTGGAA GGGTGCTGATAATCTTGGACAGAAGGACCTCGGAGATCAAATTTCCAGGCTTAAG TCAGAGGTAGAAAGTATGCAATCTGAGGAAAGCAGGTTGGATGAGCTTATAAG GGAAAGACAAGAAGCTTTGAGATCATTGGAGGAAGATGAATATTGTAAAAG GTACATGTTTATGACGGAGGAGGATATAACGAGTCTCCCACGGTTTCAG AACCAGACATTACTAGCAATTAAAGCTCCTACAGCTAGTTACATCGAAGTTCCAGATCCTGATGAG ATGAGATTTCCGCAACGACAATACCGGATGGTGATTAGGAGTAGGATGGGGCCGATTGATGTCTATCTTTTAAG CAAATATAAAGGAGATAGTGGGGAAACAAGTGACAAGTTGGGTCAGGAGTCTGATCAAAAAGCTCCATTTGGAGTGGACACTCCTTCCTTGAAAATAGTAACTTCAGATACTGAT TTAAAAGCAGATTACTGGTTCGAGTCAGATGCAGAGGTGAGCCTCACAGATTTATGGAGCAACTTCAGCAGCTGA
- the LOC104758076 gene encoding receptor-like protein 12, which produces MSSKRDNNIEPEYIRSGSISYYTSLVLMSKGVSMEMERILTIFTAIDFSGNQHHGPIPDSVGLLKELRILNMSNNAFTGHIPSSLANLTNLESLDLSQNKISGEIPSELGALSSLAWINVSYNQLVGSIPQGTQFQRQNCSSYEGNPGLNGPSLKDVCVDIKAPAPPQPELMETKEEEEESLSWVAAGFGFGPGVVFGLAMGYITASYKHEWFMKIFGRSKQHSTRTR; this is translated from the coding sequence ATGTCCTCCAAGAGAGATAATAATATAGAGCCAGAGTACATTCGGAGTGGTTCAATAAGCTACTACACTTCACTTGTGTTGATGAGTAAAGGAGTGTCAATGGAGATGGAACGTATCCTTACAATCTTCACAGCCATCGATTTTTCAGGAAATCAACACCATGGACCTATTCCTGATTCTGTTGGTCTGTTGAAGGAGCTTCGTATTCTCAACATGTCTAACAATGCTTTCACGGGCCACATCCCATCTTCTTTGGCAAACTTGACGAATCTCGAGTCACTAGACCTATCCCAAAACAAGATTTCTGGTGAGATTCCTTCTGAGCTTGGGGCACTCTCTTCTCTCGCATGGATAAACGTTTCATATAACCAGCTTGTAGGTTCCATACCACAAGGCACACAATTTCAACGACAAAATTGCTCCTCCTATGAAGGAAACCCCGGACTTAATGGTCCTTCCCTTAAAGATGTCTGTGTTGATATCAAAGCGCCAGCACCACCACAACCCGAACTGAtggagacaaaagaagaagaagaagaatcattgaGTTGGGTAGCAGCAGGTTTTGGCTTTGGACCTGGAGTTGTATTTGGGCTAGCGATGGGATACATAACGGCTTCGTACAAGCATGAGTGGTTCATGAAGATTTTTGGCCGGAGCAAGCAACATAGCACCAGAACTCGTTAA
- the LOC104758078 gene encoding filament-like plant protein 6 isoform X1 → MDRRSWPWKKKGSDKSILVIDSASADASHSQIEKESVKKPKYVQISVEQYTHFTGLEEQVKTYDVQIKSYEKQVETYEERVKDFEEQIDAYDEKVHEYEEQVQRLNEDVEDLNEKLSTANDEITTKEALVKQHSKVAEDAVSGWEKADAEALTLKNTLETVTLSKLTAEDRAAHLDGALKECMRQIRNLKKDHEVKLHDVALSKTKQIEKLTMEFEKRMCDYEQELLRSAADSDALSRTLQERSNMLVKISEEKSRADAEIETLKSNLEMCEREIKSLKYEVHVVSKELEIRNEEKNMCIRSAESANKQHLEGVKKIAKLEGECQRLRSLVRKKLPGPAALAQMKLEVENLGRDSGDARQKRSPVKVSSPCKSPGGYSSTGSEFSFENTQKFQKENEFLTERLLAMEEETKMLKEALAKRNSELLESRDLCAQSTSKIQSLEAQLQQNNFQKSTLEVCPNLNTSNPSSSISVSEDGNDDSGSCSGSLSTNPPQQTKKEKENAALERVESVSSHVELMDDFLEMEKLACLPNQPSSNGSMDSKDCSGDQKSELVILDAHTELEESDRGSPAAVMEFRSRLSKVIESVSTDADLQKIVADINFILKDVNACMDQEKPSEVQVHPEEVSDLCPEQNLVEDCHLAEQKLQSIIHQDLKIAVSRIHDFVLLLRNEVRAGHQDTAIEGNDFVELIEGFSVTFNHVLSGDKTLDDFVSNLANVFNEAMELKVNFRGRASSEVETLSPDCIDKVALPESKVVDKDSSQEIYQNGCVHNEPGVPCDENRVLGYETDSKLQEIEELKSEKEKMAMDIEELKFQLQESEQLLADTRSQCDSAQRSNNLADTQLRCMTESYRSLESRAADLEIDVNQLKEKIRKLENELEDEKRNHQEAIVRCHELEEHIQSNRHTSLVAEDDEEADIKGKQERELSAAAEKLAECQETIFVLGKQLKSFRPQPEQVRSPQRQNESYSEEELGNTTTSVPKNYTAEVEGDSAETCVNEVPRYMESPKCPSDSETSDTITSPSRVGSRLSRSGSSGNPTPEKASRGISRFFSSKSGY, encoded by the exons ATGGACCGACGAAGCTGGCCGTGGAAGAAAAAGGGGTCTGATAAATCAATCTTAGTGATTGATTCTGCTTCAGCTGATGCTTCTCATTCTCAGATTGAAAAG GAATCAGTTAAGAAGCCAAAGTATGTTCAGATTTCTGTGGAGCAGTATACACATTTCACTGGTTTGGAAGAACAAGTAAAGACATACGATGTTCAGATTAAATCTTATGAGAAACAAGTTGAGACTTATGAGGAGCGGGTTAAGGATTTTGAAGAACAGATTGATGCGTATGATGAGAAGGTTCATGAGTATGAAGAACAGGTGCAGAGACTGAACGAGGATGTCGAGGACTTGAATGAAAAGCTTTCTACTGCTAATGATGAAATAACTACAAAGGAGGCCTTAGTGAAGCAACACTCCAAGGTTGCTGAAGATGCTGTCTCAG GTTGGGAAAAAGCTGATGCGGAAGCTTTGACATTGAAAAATACCTTGGAGACTGTTACTCTCTCAAAACTCACAGCTGAAGACCGTGCGGCACATTTAGATGGTGCATTGAAAGAGTGTATGAGACAGATACGGAACTTGAAGAAAGACCATGAAGTGAAACTGCATGATGTTGCTTTAAGCAAGACCAAGCAAATTGAAAAGTTAACCATGGAGTTTGAAAAGAGGATGTGTGACTATGAACAAGAGTTGCTAAGGTCTGCAGCGGATAGTGATGCCTTATCGAGAACTTTGCAGGAGCGGTCCAACATGCTAGTTAAAATCAGTGAGGAGAAGTCACGAGCTGATGCTGAAATCGAGACCCTGAAGAGCAATCTAGAAATGTgcgaaagagaaataaaatctCTCAAGTATGAAGTTCACGTAGTTTCTAAAGAGCTGGAGATACGCAATGAAGAAAAGAACATGTGTATTAGATCTGCTGAATCTGCCAACAAGCAACATTTGGAAGGGGTAAAGAAAATAGCAAAGTTGGAAGGAGAATGCCAGAGACTGAGAAGTCTTGTGAGAAAGAAGTTGCCAGGCCCAGCTGCACTTGCTCAGATGAAGCTTGAGGTTGAGAATTTAGGAAGGGATAGTGGTGATGCCAGGCAAAAGAGGTCTCCCGTCAAGGTTTCTAGTCCTTGCAAGTCGCCGGGGGGATACTCATCAACTGGATCTGAATTTTCTTTCGAGAACACACAGAAATTCCAAAAGGAAAATGAATTTCTAACAGAACGTTTACTTGCGATGGAAGAAGAGACGAAAATGCTGAAAGAAGCATTGGCAAAGAGGAACAGTGAGTTGTTGGAGTCACGGGATCTTTGTGCTCAGAGCACTAGTAAGATTCAAAGCTTAGAAGCTCAACTGCAGCAAAATAATTTTCAGAAGTCGACACTTGAAGTGTGTCCAAATCTGAATACGAGCAATCCATCAAGCTCAATCTCTGTCTCTGAAGATGGGAATGACGATTCTGGCAGCTGCAGTGGATCTCTGTCAACGAATCCACCACAACAGAccaagaaggagaaggagaatgCAGCTTTGGAGAGGGTTGAAAGTGTTAGTAGTCATGTAGAGCTTATGGATGATTTTCTTGAAATGGAGAAATTAGCTTGTTTGCCAAATCAACCTAGCAGTAATGGTAGTATGGATTCCAAAGATTGTTCAGGTGATCAAAAGTCAGAACTGGTGATTCTTGACGCTCATACCGAACTTGAGGAGTCCGACAGAGGTAGTCCGGCGGCAGTGATGGAATTTAGATCGAGATTATCAAAGGTTATTGAATCTGTATCTACTGATGCTGACCTCCAAAAGATAGTGGCggatataaatttcattttgaaaGACGTGAATGCTTGTATGGACCAGGAAAAGCCTTCTGAGGTGCAGGTTCATCCTGAAGAAGTGTCAGATTTATGTCCAGAACAAAATCTGGTTGAAGATTGTCATTTGGCTGAACAAAAGCTGCAGAGTATTATTCACCAAGATTTGAAAATTGCAGTGTCTCGGattcatgattttgttttgttgcttagAAATGAGGTCAGGGCAGGTCATCAGGACACAGCCATTGAAggaaatgattttgttgaattgaTCGAGGGCTTCTCCGTCACGTTTAACCATGTTTTAAGCGGTGACAAAACTTTGGACGATTTTGTTTCGAATCTTGCTAATGTCTTCAACGAGGCCATGGAGCTAAAGGTGAATTTTAGGGGTCGTGCTTCCTCTGAGGTTGAAACGCTGAGTCCAGATTGCATAGACAAGGTTGCATTACCTGAGAGCAAGGTTGTTGATAAAGATTCATCTcaagaaatatatcaaaatggATGTGTTCACAACGAGCCAGGGGTACCATGCGATGAAAACAGAGTTTTGGGGTATGAGACAGACTCCAAATTACAGGAAATAGAAGAGctgaaatcagaaaaagaaaagatggcAATGGATATTGAGGAGCTGAAGTTTCAGTTACAAGAATCTGAGCAGCTGTTAGCTGACACTAGATCACAGTGTGATTCTGCTCAGAGGTCAAACAACTTGGCAGATACGCAACTCAGATGTATGACTGAGTCATATAGATCTCTTGAATCACGTGCAGCTGATTTAGAGATCGATGTGAATCAGCTTAAGGAGAAAATACGGAAGTTGGAGAACGAGCTTGAGGATGAAAAGAGAAACCACCAAGAAGCCATTGTCAGGTGCCATGAACTCGAAGAACATATTCAAAG CAACAGACACACTTCTTTGGTTGCTGAGGATGACGAAGAAGCTGATATAAAGGGCAAACAG GAGAGAGAGCTATCGGCAGCAGCAGAGAAGTTAGCGGAGTGTCAAGAAACCATATTTGTGTTGGGGAAGCAGCTGAAATCATTTCGGCCACAACCTGAACAAGTGAGGTCACCACAAAGACAAAATGAGTCCTATTCGGAGGAGGAACTAGGCAACACCACTACCTCGGTCCCCAAGAACTACACCGCAGAAGTTGAAGGAGATTCAGCTGAGACTTGTGTTAACGAGGTCCCCAGATATATGGAGTCACCAAAATGCCCTTCTGATTCAGAGACTAGCGATACAATAACATCGCCATCAAGAGTGGGTTCAAGGCTATCAAGGTCAGGTTCATCTGGCAATCCAACCCCAGAGAAAGCCTCTAGAGGAATCAGCAGGTTCTTCTCGTCCAAATCAGGATATTAA
- the LOC104758078 gene encoding filament-like plant protein 6 isoform X2 encodes MDRRSWPWKKKGSDKSILVIDSASADASHSQIEKESVKKPKYVQISVEQYTHFTGLEEQVKTYDVQIKSYEKQVETYEERVKDFEEQIDAYDEKVHEYEEQVQRLNEDVEDLNEKLSTANDEITTKEALVKQHSKVAEDAVSGWEKADAEALTLKNTLETVTLSKLTAEDRAAHLDGALKECMRQIRNLKKDHEVKLHDVALSKTKQIEKLTMEFEKRMCDYEQELLRSAADSDALSRTLQERSNMLVKISEEKSRADAEIETLKSNLEMCEREIKSLKYEVHVVSKELEIRNEEKNMCIRSAESANKQHLEGVKKIAKLEGECQRLRSLVRKKLPGPAALAQMKLEVENLGRDSGDARQKRSPVKVSSPCKSPGGYSSTGSEFSFENTQKFQKENEFLTERLLAMEEETKMLKEALAKRNSELLESRDLCAQSTSKIQSLEAQLQQNNFQKSTLEVCPNLNTSNPSSSISVSEDGNDDSGSCSGSLSTNPPQQTKKEKENAALERVESVSSHVELMDDFLEMEKLACLPNQPSSNGSMDSKDCSGDQKSELVILDAHTELEESDRGSPAAVMEFRSRLSKVIESVSTDADLQKIVADINFILKDVNACMDQEKPSEVQVHPEEVSDLCPEQNLVEDCHLAEQKLQSIIHQDLKIAVSRIHDFVLLLRNEVRAGHQDTAIEGNDFVELIEGFSVTFNHVLSGDKTLDDFVSNLANVFNEAMELKVNFRGRASSEVETLSPDCIDKVALPESKVVDKDSSQEIYQNGCVHNEPGVPCDENRVLGYETDSKLQEIEELKSEKEKMAMDIEELKFQLQESEQLLADTRSQCDSAQRSNNLADTQLRCMTESYRSLESRAADLEIDVNQLKEKIRKLENELEDEKRNHQEAIVRCHELEEHIQRHTSLVAEDDEEADIKGKQERELSAAAEKLAECQETIFVLGKQLKSFRPQPEQVRSPQRQNESYSEEELGNTTTSVPKNYTAEVEGDSAETCVNEVPRYMESPKCPSDSETSDTITSPSRVGSRLSRSGSSGNPTPEKASRGISRFFSSKSGY; translated from the exons ATGGACCGACGAAGCTGGCCGTGGAAGAAAAAGGGGTCTGATAAATCAATCTTAGTGATTGATTCTGCTTCAGCTGATGCTTCTCATTCTCAGATTGAAAAG GAATCAGTTAAGAAGCCAAAGTATGTTCAGATTTCTGTGGAGCAGTATACACATTTCACTGGTTTGGAAGAACAAGTAAAGACATACGATGTTCAGATTAAATCTTATGAGAAACAAGTTGAGACTTATGAGGAGCGGGTTAAGGATTTTGAAGAACAGATTGATGCGTATGATGAGAAGGTTCATGAGTATGAAGAACAGGTGCAGAGACTGAACGAGGATGTCGAGGACTTGAATGAAAAGCTTTCTACTGCTAATGATGAAATAACTACAAAGGAGGCCTTAGTGAAGCAACACTCCAAGGTTGCTGAAGATGCTGTCTCAG GTTGGGAAAAAGCTGATGCGGAAGCTTTGACATTGAAAAATACCTTGGAGACTGTTACTCTCTCAAAACTCACAGCTGAAGACCGTGCGGCACATTTAGATGGTGCATTGAAAGAGTGTATGAGACAGATACGGAACTTGAAGAAAGACCATGAAGTGAAACTGCATGATGTTGCTTTAAGCAAGACCAAGCAAATTGAAAAGTTAACCATGGAGTTTGAAAAGAGGATGTGTGACTATGAACAAGAGTTGCTAAGGTCTGCAGCGGATAGTGATGCCTTATCGAGAACTTTGCAGGAGCGGTCCAACATGCTAGTTAAAATCAGTGAGGAGAAGTCACGAGCTGATGCTGAAATCGAGACCCTGAAGAGCAATCTAGAAATGTgcgaaagagaaataaaatctCTCAAGTATGAAGTTCACGTAGTTTCTAAAGAGCTGGAGATACGCAATGAAGAAAAGAACATGTGTATTAGATCTGCTGAATCTGCCAACAAGCAACATTTGGAAGGGGTAAAGAAAATAGCAAAGTTGGAAGGAGAATGCCAGAGACTGAGAAGTCTTGTGAGAAAGAAGTTGCCAGGCCCAGCTGCACTTGCTCAGATGAAGCTTGAGGTTGAGAATTTAGGAAGGGATAGTGGTGATGCCAGGCAAAAGAGGTCTCCCGTCAAGGTTTCTAGTCCTTGCAAGTCGCCGGGGGGATACTCATCAACTGGATCTGAATTTTCTTTCGAGAACACACAGAAATTCCAAAAGGAAAATGAATTTCTAACAGAACGTTTACTTGCGATGGAAGAAGAGACGAAAATGCTGAAAGAAGCATTGGCAAAGAGGAACAGTGAGTTGTTGGAGTCACGGGATCTTTGTGCTCAGAGCACTAGTAAGATTCAAAGCTTAGAAGCTCAACTGCAGCAAAATAATTTTCAGAAGTCGACACTTGAAGTGTGTCCAAATCTGAATACGAGCAATCCATCAAGCTCAATCTCTGTCTCTGAAGATGGGAATGACGATTCTGGCAGCTGCAGTGGATCTCTGTCAACGAATCCACCACAACAGAccaagaaggagaaggagaatgCAGCTTTGGAGAGGGTTGAAAGTGTTAGTAGTCATGTAGAGCTTATGGATGATTTTCTTGAAATGGAGAAATTAGCTTGTTTGCCAAATCAACCTAGCAGTAATGGTAGTATGGATTCCAAAGATTGTTCAGGTGATCAAAAGTCAGAACTGGTGATTCTTGACGCTCATACCGAACTTGAGGAGTCCGACAGAGGTAGTCCGGCGGCAGTGATGGAATTTAGATCGAGATTATCAAAGGTTATTGAATCTGTATCTACTGATGCTGACCTCCAAAAGATAGTGGCggatataaatttcattttgaaaGACGTGAATGCTTGTATGGACCAGGAAAAGCCTTCTGAGGTGCAGGTTCATCCTGAAGAAGTGTCAGATTTATGTCCAGAACAAAATCTGGTTGAAGATTGTCATTTGGCTGAACAAAAGCTGCAGAGTATTATTCACCAAGATTTGAAAATTGCAGTGTCTCGGattcatgattttgttttgttgcttagAAATGAGGTCAGGGCAGGTCATCAGGACACAGCCATTGAAggaaatgattttgttgaattgaTCGAGGGCTTCTCCGTCACGTTTAACCATGTTTTAAGCGGTGACAAAACTTTGGACGATTTTGTTTCGAATCTTGCTAATGTCTTCAACGAGGCCATGGAGCTAAAGGTGAATTTTAGGGGTCGTGCTTCCTCTGAGGTTGAAACGCTGAGTCCAGATTGCATAGACAAGGTTGCATTACCTGAGAGCAAGGTTGTTGATAAAGATTCATCTcaagaaatatatcaaaatggATGTGTTCACAACGAGCCAGGGGTACCATGCGATGAAAACAGAGTTTTGGGGTATGAGACAGACTCCAAATTACAGGAAATAGAAGAGctgaaatcagaaaaagaaaagatggcAATGGATATTGAGGAGCTGAAGTTTCAGTTACAAGAATCTGAGCAGCTGTTAGCTGACACTAGATCACAGTGTGATTCTGCTCAGAGGTCAAACAACTTGGCAGATACGCAACTCAGATGTATGACTGAGTCATATAGATCTCTTGAATCACGTGCAGCTGATTTAGAGATCGATGTGAATCAGCTTAAGGAGAAAATACGGAAGTTGGAGAACGAGCTTGAGGATGAAAAGAGAAACCACCAAGAAGCCATTGTCAGGTGCCATGAACTCGAAGAACATATTCAAAG ACACACTTCTTTGGTTGCTGAGGATGACGAAGAAGCTGATATAAAGGGCAAACAG GAGAGAGAGCTATCGGCAGCAGCAGAGAAGTTAGCGGAGTGTCAAGAAACCATATTTGTGTTGGGGAAGCAGCTGAAATCATTTCGGCCACAACCTGAACAAGTGAGGTCACCACAAAGACAAAATGAGTCCTATTCGGAGGAGGAACTAGGCAACACCACTACCTCGGTCCCCAAGAACTACACCGCAGAAGTTGAAGGAGATTCAGCTGAGACTTGTGTTAACGAGGTCCCCAGATATATGGAGTCACCAAAATGCCCTTCTGATTCAGAGACTAGCGATACAATAACATCGCCATCAAGAGTGGGTTCAAGGCTATCAAGGTCAGGTTCATCTGGCAATCCAACCCCAGAGAAAGCCTCTAGAGGAATCAGCAGGTTCTTCTCGTCCAAATCAGGATATTAA